A stretch of the Argentina anserina chromosome 6, drPotAnse1.1, whole genome shotgun sequence genome encodes the following:
- the LOC126800356 gene encoding uncharacterized protein LOC126800356 yields MDYNTACKDKKKNTIDQSMLLCCKFFISEARNTTALDAIERAARLDPESVIVNKFEDRAYNRTRYTIVSYVLHDSTGSAIYSPLQQTVLAMAEAAFSAINLEEHLGAHPRIGVVDDIVFHPLARASLDEAAWLAKAVGVDIGNKFQVPVYLYDAAHPTGKALDTIRRELGYYRPNFMGNQWAGWTIPRVLQDKPDEGPTSVTPARGIATIGARPWVALYNMPILSTDVAATRKIARMVSARGGGLPTVQTLGLVHGEDSTEIACMLLEPNQIGADKVQTRVEMLAAEEGLYVEKGYFTDHSPDMVIETYLKLIAADKN; encoded by the exons ATGGATTACAACACTGCTTGCAAG gacaagaagaagaacaccATAGATCAGTCCATGCTGCTCTGCTGCAAGTTTTTCATTTCTGAAGCGCGTAATACCACTGCACTTGATGCCATTGAACGTGCTGCTAGGCTTGACCCGGAGTCTGTCATTGTAAACAAATTTGAGGACCGAGCTTACAATAGGACTCGGTATACTATTGTGTCATATGTTCTGCATGATAGCACAGGAAGTGCCATATACAGCCCCTTGCAGCAAACTGTATTAGCCATGGCTGAGGCAGCATTCAGCGCCATTAATCTTGAGGAGCACTTGGGAGCTCACCCTCGCATAGGGGTTGTCGACGACATTGTGTTCCACCCTTTGGCAAGAGCATCTCTAGATGAAGCAGCTTGGCTTGCTAAGGCTGTGGGAGTGGACATCGGCAATAAATTCCAAG TTCCAGTATATCTATATGATGCAGCACACCCTACAGGCAAGGCTCTTGACACCATTAGGCGTGAGCTTGGCTACTACAGACCAAATTTCATGGGCAACCAATGGGCAGGATGGACCATTCCACGAGTACTCCAAGACAAACCCGATGAAGGCCCGACAAGTGTAACTCCTGCGCGAGGCATTGCAACGATTGGGGCACGTCCATGGGTTGCCTTGTACAACATGCCGATATTGTCCACCGATGTTGCAGCCACTCGAAAGATAGCAAGAATGGTGAGTGCTCGAGGGGGAGGCCTCCCAACAGTGCAAACACTGGGTCTTGTTCATGGTGAGGACTCCACAGAGATAGCTTGCATGCTCTTAGAGCCCAACCAGATTGGCGCAGACAAAGTCCAGACCCGGGTAGAGATGCTAGCAGCAGAAGAAGGGTTGTATGTAGAGAAGGGTTACTTCACTGATCATTCACCAGATATGGTTATTGAAACGTATTTGAAACTAATAGCTGCAGATAAAAACTAG
- the LOC126800355 gene encoding beta-glucuronosyltransferase GlcAT14A-like: MSMRKYMNHHSGRVIGDRVWVLPFIASFVIFITLLFSVISGLFTLPHNKEELPTDIVSFSKSDDSAGGYFVESDLKRSLEQNRYSRAGAPRLAYLISGTKGDSHRMMRTLSAVYHPRNQYVLHLDLAAPPRERLELASLVKADPTFSEVENVRVMAQSNLVTYKGPTMIACTLQAISILLKESSEWDWFINLSASDYPLITQDDLLHSFSNLSRDINFIENMRITGWKLNQRAKPIIIDPGLYLSKKSDLAWTTQRRSLPTSFKLFTGSAWVMLTRPFVEYCIWGWDNLPRTILMYYTNFVSSPEGYFHTVICNNEEYRHTAISHDLHYIAWDSPPKQHPISLSMKDFEKMVKSNAPFARKFAKNDPVLDKIDKELLGRTSRFAPGAWCIGNSEGGADPCSVRGNDSDFRPGPGAERFEVLLQTLLSEEFRKKQCL; encoded by the exons ATGAGTATGAGGAAGTATATGAATCACCATTCTGGAAGGGTAATTGGTGATAGGGTTTGGGTCCTTCCATTCATTGCTAGCTTTGTCATATTCATTACTCTCCTTTTCTCAGTCATTTCTGGGCTGTTTACTTTGCCACATAATAAAGAGGAGTTGCCAACCGACATTgtttccttttcaaaatctgaTGACTCTGCTGGGGGGTATTTTGTTGAGTCTGATTTGAAAAGATCATTGGAACAGAATAGATATTCGAGAGCAGGAGCTCCTAGATTGGCGTATCTTATATCAGGTACAAAGGGGGATAGTCATAGAATGATGAGGACTTTGAGTGCTGTATATCATCCAAGAAATCAGTATGTTCTGCATTTGGATCTTGCGGCTCCACCTCGAGAAAGATTGGAACTTGCAAGTTTAGTCAAGGCTGATCCTACATTTAGTGAAGTAGAAAATGTGCGTGTTATGGCTCAATCCAATTTGGTTACATACAAGGGCCCTACCATGATTGCTTGTACCCTGCAAGCGATTTCCATTTTGTTAAAGGAGAGCTCAGAGTGGGACTGGTTTATAAACCTCAGTGCGTCGGATTATCCTCTAATAACACAAGATG ATTTGCTTCATTCCTTCTCTAATTTGTCTAGAGATATCAATTTCATCGAAAATATGCGGATTACTGGGTGGAAACT TAATCAAAGAGCTAAACCAATCATCATTGATCCTGGCCTGTATCTATCAAAAAAATCTGATCTTGCATGGACCACTCAGCGTCGTTCACTTCCCACCTCATTCAAGTTGTTCACAG GTTCAGCATGGGTAATGCTGACGCGACCGTTTGTTGAGTATTGTATATGGGGATGGGATAACCTCCCTCGTACGATCCTTATGTACTATACAAATTTTGTTTCCTCTCCAGAAGGCTATTTTCATACTGTGATTTGTAACAATGAGGAATATCGCCACACCGCAATAAGCCATGATCTCCACTACATTGCTTGGGACAGCCCTCCAAAGCAGCATCCAATCTCCTTGTCAATGAAGGACTTCGAAAAAATGGTAAAGAGCAATGCTCCTTTTGCACGAAAATTTGCAAAGAATGATCCAGTCTTGGATAAAATAGATAAAGAACTTCTAGGTCGAACAAGCCGTTTTGCTCCCGGAGCATGGTGTATAGGTAACTCAGAAGGTGGAGCTGACCCTTGTTCAGTACGTGGTAATGATTCAGATTTTAGGCCAGGTCCTGGTGCTGAGAGGTTTGAAGTGTTGCTTCAGACATTGTTGTCTGAAGAATTTAGGAAAAAGCAATGTTTATGA